The genomic interval ATATTGTAGCAAACGCTTGCTGTAATTGGCTCTGAACAGCCATTGCATAAAACTCTTGTGCCGATGAATCACACACAACACATCAGTTGGGTTGCTGTTCATAAAATCGTTTAATCCGTCGATTACATCGGGATTTATGACGATTTCCAACGAAAATTCAGGGTTACTGATATTCGATTTCCATTGTTCTATCTTCGTCTCGACTTTCTCTATTTCCTGTTCACTTCCTGCCACATACACACATTTTAGCTGATTTCCTCCAAAAGTCTGCAAACTTTCGTTCAAACGATTTACGATTTTATATTCGTCGTCGTTCAGCATTACAGCGAGGGTAAAATTCCGTACTTCGGAAAAAGCTATATCCGCTGGAATGGCAAGCAAAGGGATTTCCAAATGATTCATCAATTTTTCGGTATTAGAACCAAACAGTTTTTTATCGACCGTATTCGCTCCGGAAGTCCCCATCACGACGACATCAATACCCAATTCATCAATATAATCATCTACAACCTCTTGAAAATAGCCTTTCTCAAAATGAAATTCTACAGGAATTCCCAGTTTGTTATTGTCCTCTGCAATCTTTTCCAATTTCTCAGCCTCGACTTTGAAATCAGACCGTTCGTCGGATTCCAGTTGTTCGTTATAGAAGGCAGCAAAAGGATGTATGCGACTCTGTTCCTCTTCATCTTTCGTCTCTATAATGTGTGTAACGTGAAGAATGTGAACTTCTGCCTTTATTTTCTCCGCAGCGGACAATGCATAGATAAAAGCATTTTCGGCTACTTTAGAAAAATCCGTTAAAAACAATATTTTTTTCATTTTATTAGTTTTCAAAATTTCTAAAACCTATATCCTTTAATGGAGTCTCCTCTAATCTTTTTACGTAATAACACCACTCGTTTGTAATGGAAACTACCGTAAGAATGTGTTGCTATGAAAATCAATATCGGCACAACCAACCAAGTCAATGTTCCCAATACGATTTTTCCTGAAGCCATTAACGCGTTCAGACTAATGTTTTGGTAAATTGCCATACCGTTCGGAATAGCTCCTGCATCGAGATACATCGAAATATCGTTCAAGCTTTGCCATTGTGATTGATAACTTGCCCACCCGATAATGGCACCACCAAGAGCTGTAGCCAGAAAAGACCTAACGACAATCAATACAGCAATCATTCCCATCATCTCATTCATTCCCAGGTTGAGCGAGGCATAAAACCATATCCCAATAAACAGAATACCCATTCCCAGACCTTTTAATATGGACGCATATTCAAGGTAACGTATGTCCATTTGAGGTTGAATAATCAGATAAAGACAAAGCGTATGCAGTGCAAAAAATACAAATCCTAAAGCAATGTAATACTTGAGATACCATTTATTTTTGAAGCCGTAAAACGCCAGTATTCCTGCGATGACGATACCAGGTATCATCCAAAGATTGGTGTGTGCATTAACTAGATTGTTGTATCCCAAGACACCAATCGCATACTGTGTATAAACCGAGGAACTTGCCAGATATAAGCCCAAAAACAGCAACAATATTAACGAATGACTGACATTTCTCTTTTTGAAAACCGAAAAATCAAGCATCTTCCGCTTGAGGGAATTTTGTCTGTATATTAAGGCAATAAATAGTCCCACGCCAATCATCAGCGAACCAACAATATTGGGTGAATGAAACCAGTTTTGCTGTTTCATAAACACAAAGAAATAATTCAGCGACATCATCGAAGCTGCGAATACAACCAGTGAAAACCAGTCAATTTGATACAGTGGCATCTTAAAACCAAAACGTTGATTGTGCTGAAAAATAAGTGATAGTGCTGCAATCACCAACATTATTGCGGACATAAACAAATACGGTGTCTGCCAACTGCCGTCGAATACCATCTGAGCAAAATAATACGCCGAAAGTTGTGCAAACCCAATAGACAACGGATAGAATATCGCATAGAATTTCCCTCGGTCACCTGTTGGAGAAAGAATGAACATCACTGGCAAAACCATTTCAATCAACGGAAACATCTTGAAAAAGCCTATAAGTAAGCTACATACTATCAACACAACAGGGCTGTCCGTTGTTCCGCACATATAGGATAATATGGCGAGGATAATTGCTGAACCGGCAATGATTTCTTTGGTACGGAAACGCATCTTGATGCGCATCAGTATCATAATGGCACAGCCCATCCCGATGGCTCCAGCGTTATTAGCCATCGAGATATATTCTGTATAAGTTGCTAAAGCTCCCGAAATATCCGTGATGTTGCTCGTATATACGCCCGAAACGGTCATCACTGGGAATAATATTCCCAAAATCAATAACAACATCACAGGTTTAGGAACCCAACTTGCAAAAGGTGCTTTATTGTACATAAATTTTGTTTTTCCTCACCCCAACCCTCTCCAAAGGAGAGGGAGGAGTGATGAGTTAACTATTTCAATGTTACTTCCACGTTCATACCGGTGCGAAGTTGCTTGATTTCTTCGGGTTTATTGTTTTCAGTAAATTCGATACGAACAGGAATACGTTGCTGTACTTTCACGAAATTACCCGTTGAATTATCTACCGGAACAGCTGCATATCTTGCTCCAGTAGCTCCCGAAACTGCGGTAATTTTTCCTTCAAAGGCTTTTCCGCCCAAGGCATCTACTTTGATAGTAGCCAAACCGCCGATTTCTACATTACCCATTTGTTTTTCACGGTAATTTGCCGTAATCCAAATGTTTTCTGTATCTACAATCGTAGCGACCTGTTGACTTGGATTCAACAATTGTCCGACATTAACAGTTCTCCTACCCATTATTCCGTCGTGTGGAGCGGTAATCACGGTGTACGAAAGATTTAGCTTTGCCATTTCCAACGCATTTTCGGCACGTTTGATTTCGGCATCGTTCATACTTAATCTTGCCTGCACTTCGTTTACCGACAATTCGCTCGTCGTTTTGGAGTTAATCACAGATTGATATTGTGAAATCTGAGCTTCCAGTTGTGCTTTTTGTGCCTCGAAATCCGATTTTATCTGGTCGAATTGTTGGCGAGTTACAGCTTCGTCTTCCAATAAGTTTTGGTAACGGTTGAAGTTTTGCTCGGCATTCCACAACCGTGCTTTGGTCGCTTCGATATTTGCTTTAGCTGCTTCCACATTTGCACCGACCGTATTGACATTGTTGGCTGCTGTCTTGACCGAAGTTGACGTCGCATTTTTAGATGCTACAGCCGCCATATAAGCTGCCTCTGCTTGTCCTAATTGTGTGATGATTTCACGGTCATCCAAAATCATTAAGGTATCGCCTTTTTTCACGTATTGATGTTCTACAAAATGAATTTCTTTGATATACGCTGAAACCCGTGTGTTAATCGGGTTGATGAACGACTCTACCTGTGCAGCATTGGTATATTTATCATTCCCAACATTGAAATAAGTTTTTACTACAAAATAAAGCCCACCCAAAACCAAAATAAGTATAAAAATATTGAGGATTTTGGTCTTTTTCTGCTTAGACTTTTGCTTGTTTTCCTTTCTCGTTTCCGCAGATTGTTGAACATCTTGCGGTGTGTTTTCTTGGTTGTTATTTGTATTTTCTGACATTTTAGTATTTATTTAAATCCCCAAATGGGAAATATTATCCTTGTTATTTTATCTTAATTCCTTACTCTTTGTTTCTTTTTACAAATTCCCGCTTTCTTTCAACAATTTGTAGTATGCATATACAATACTGATTTCCGAATTGGCAAACTGCAATTCCGCATCTAATTTCTGATTACTTGCATCAATCAAATCCAGCAAAATCGCTAACTGATTGTTGTATTTACTGTTCATAATCCTGTAATTTTCATCTGCCAAATTTTTGTTTGTACCCAATGTGTTGTTTTGCGTCAATGCCTCGTTGTATTTGACATAAGCGGCATTCACAGCAACATCAATCATTTGTTCAGTTTCAATTGCCTGAGCAACAGCTTTGTCTTTTTCAAAACGTGCCTGCTTCATTTTCTTCGGTGCTTTGTATAGGGCATCGATGTTGAAATTCAGCGAAAGTCCGGCACTCCAACCGTGGTTGTACATATCTAACACAGGCGAAGATGTCGTAATCGGGCGAGCCAATTGATTCCCTGCAAATGCCGAAAGTGAAGGCATCATATCTGCACGTGCAATTTTTTCGGAAGTTTCGTAAATATCCACCGCCTTTTTGGTCATCAATACCGTTGGATGATTCTGAGCAAACGTTCTGTAATCGTCCATCAACAATGCTTTTGGAACGTCGTTCAGCAAGGTTTCGTCAGGCACAATTTGTGTACTTTCTGGCAATCCCAACGCCGTGGTAAGCTGTTTATTGAGTATTTGACGGTTATTTTCTACTACTTGCAATGCCAAGTTGAGGTTAGACAATTGCAATTCGCCACGGATAACATCATTCCGAGTGACCATTCCTTCGTTAAAAAACTTATTGATGTTGTCGATACGTTGCTCTGCCAACTGGATATTCTGTTGATAGACATCTTTTTGATTGAGCAACTTGTACAAATCCAAGTAATAACCCAAGACCAAAAGTTTGATATTCTGCTCGTTCGATTGATAATTGAGCTCCATCAATTCCTCTTGCAAAGTTTGCGCTTTGATACCATTTTTGACCAAACCACCTTTCCAAATCAATTGGCTTGCCTCCACGGAAAACGTATTCCCGAAGTGCGGCATATCTACTCGTGTAGAGTTGGAAAAATCTTTGTCGATGATATGTGCATCGCCCAAATAATATGCTTGCAATCCGGCACTGAATGAAGGAAGTTGTGCGTTTTTAGCAACTTCAACACCTTGCCTTGCAATATCAATATCTGCTTTTGACACTGCCAGATTTGGGTGGTTTTCTTTAGCAAGCTCAAACAATTCATCCACAGAAATCTTGCGTTCCTGTCCGTACATTGTGCTTATCGACAATATACCTGCTATCAGCATCGGACCTAATTTTCTAATCTTCATTAATTTTATATTAAACTGTTTCAATTCAAACTATTTATTCAAAAAAATAGACTTAGTCATTAATTCTATTACGCATCTTATTGAGTATATCAACTGTATTACTCATTTCTTCAGCAGAAATATCCACTTGAAAAGATTGATATACTTCATCGAGAATCGGAATTAATTTTTCTTGATAGCTTCTACCTTGTTCGGTCAATACAATCAAATTATTACGTCTATCGGTCGGGTCAGGTTTTCTTTCAACCAAACCACGATTTGTCAAATTATCAATCAACGAAGTAAGACTTGCCTTATTTCGGTTTGTCTTATCAACGATTTCCTGTTGATTGACATTGTCTTTATTCCACAGAACATACAGTACCTCAAGCATTTCCATAGTAACATCGAGTTTGTATTCCTTCACTTTCTGTGAAAAATGTAAATACAAAGCTTTCCGGATATCCCGCATAACTTCCATCAATTCTGCTATTTTAGCTATTTCTGTAGCTTCTTTAATTTTCATTGTGCAAATGTAAAACAAATAATTTGAATTCAAACTATTTTCTAAAAAAAAGTTTTATATCGAACTGTTTTCTATCAGTCGTAGTAATTGTAAACTTGATTTAGTGAACAGAAGACAAAGATTAGAAAACGATTATTTGGGATAAACTCTATCTGCAAAATAATCCTATTTTAACACATTTATCATTGACCTCTAGTATTTTTAGTTCCTTAATCGTAACGTTTTACACAATTTTTACAACAAAAAAAGGATTCCCATCAGCTTTGCTTCAGCTTTTCTTAGCCGTGCAATGACTTTCCCTTGCACATCATCCACAATCTTCCAATCCTTGGCGATATAAATATCAGTTGTACGGTTGCCCTCATCAACGTGGTTCAGTGCAAGGGCTACATCATCTTTGGACATACGGCAATCATTCCTTGCGGTATTGGCAAAGGTGTGCCTTGCCCAATAGAATGTTACGCCCGCCAGCCCCGTCATACGGCATACCTGCTCCATTCCTTTGCTCAAAGCTTTGTTCAGGCATCCGATAGTGGAATAACGTGCTGCCAGCTTGCCGATATACTTTTCCAATAAGGGTTTCGCTTCATCCGTGATTTTGATACTGATAAAGGCATTGTCCTTTCTCCGTTCCGTAGTTTTTGAACGGTTGTATTCAAGCCGTCCGTTTCTGATGTTCTGTTGGCCTATCTGATAAAAATCTACAGCATTTGTACCACAGAGATAAAACGAAAGCATATACAGTTCTTTGGCAAGTTCTGCACGGCTACCGGATTTTGTAACACAATTCTTGATAGCCACAACTTCTGCAAGGGTGTTGTGCTTCTCTTTCGTCCGTGGCGGTGGCGAACCGACCTTGTATTTTTTGAACGGATAATGCTTGATGCGGAATATACCAATATCCTCTTCGTTGTAACGGTTTCTTGCACCGTTGAACAAGGTGCGGAGGTCTCGCATATAGTTATGTACCGCCGAACTGCTCACACCTTTTACCGTTGTCGTGACAGGATTGCCAAATTGATTTATTCGGGTCATGGTACGTTCGGATTTCAAGTAGCGTTCATACGACAGGAGCATCGTGTAATGAATTTGATTTATAGAAAAGGAGTCCGTCTTGAAGTAGTCCACGAGACTGTTACGCACAACATTGAAATTTTCTGCGCTCTTGATTCTTCCAACCTCTTTTAGTCCCTTGATATGCTCGTCACAGAATTTAACGAAATCAACATCTTCGTCCATATCCCTTAGAAAATCCCGCAGGGTTTCCGCAGAGAAATGGTCGAGCTTTGTCTCCAGATCGCTGATCGTTTTTCGGCAGTCCCGCAACTGTCGCTCGACGACATCCGCAACAAACGGATCTTTGATCTTGAAATCTTTGGTCAGTTGCTTTCTGACCACGTAATGGGTCGTGTCAATGTACTTTCTTTTACCTTTGTGATAGACACAGATTTTCACATTGTAAGTGCCATCAGCTTTCTTGTGATGTTCATAAATTTTTGCGCTTACGGTTGCCATAATTTTTTCCTTAAGCACGCCAGAATTTCTGTTACATATTTGTAACAAAATGACGTGAAGTTCAACAAAAAACTATGTAAATCACACCGAACCGGAGAACCCGATCGGCCAAGCGAAGATGTCTCTAATCCTCGTTTAAAAAGCAAAAAAGCTGTTTTTCTTATCGAAAAACAGCTTTTTTTGTTTGCTCCTGAAGCTGGGCTCGAACCAGCGACCCTCTGATTAACAGTCAGATGCTCTAACCAGCTGAGCTATTCAGGAATTTCTTTATACTGGTTATTCGTTATGTCAAATCGTACGCAGTGGTCTTTTTATAACACGTTGTACGGGTAAAAATTTTGCTCCTGAAGCTGGGCTCGAACCAGCGACCCTCTGATTAACAGTCAGATGCTCTAACCAGCTGAGCTATTCAGGAATTTCTTTATACTGGTTATTCGTTATGTCAAATCGTACGCAGTGGTCTTTTTATAACACGTTGTACGGGTAAAAATTTTGCTCCTGAAGCTGGGCTCGAACCAGCGACCCTCTGATTAACAGTCAGATGCTCTAACCAGCTGAGCTATTCAGGAGTGTTTTTTATCTGGTTAAGGCGGTTATCCGCATTAATTCCTCTTTTTAAAGGACTGCAATATTCGGAATTTTGTTCTGAATAAGCAAAAAAATTGTAATATTTTTTGTGATGCATATAGCGATGCGTATAAATGATATAAAAGCTGGGGTGCCTGAAGTATGTAACCGCGAGGAGCGTACTTAGGTAAACGGAAATCTTTTGAGAGTTGTTTTCATTGAGACTTGTATAGGACTTGTTATGGGTGTCTCCTTGGTGGTACCCCAATGCTCCCGATGTGGACTCGGTCAAACGGCTATTCCACCGAGTAGATTTGGGTTCAACCGGCATAGCTTTAAGGAAAATAGCAATACAAGCTATTGACAGCGTTTGTTAGGAATTCATAAAAAATACCTAATTTAGCAGCCCTGTTTGTAAATAGGTTAAATACGAAAAAATGAAAACATCGTTCGATTTTGAGAAACCCATAGATGATTTACTTGGTCAGCTTGATAAGGTAAAACAAGTTGCTGAGAAGACAAAGGTTGACATGTCAGCTACCATCAGTGAGCTTGAAGCTGAATTGCAAAGGACGCGTGAGCATATTTATGGCAATCTTACGGGTTGGCAAAAGGTGCAAATGTCAAGGCACCCAGATCGGCCGCAGACCTTGGATTATATCTCGATGATGTGTGATAACTTTTTGGAACTTCACGGCGATCGGACGGTGAAAGATGATAAGGCGATTGTTGGCGGGTGGGCAAATATTGATGATCAGTCGGTTATGGTTATCGGTCACCAAAAAGGCAAAAACACAAAAGAACGTCAGTTTCGCAATTTTGGTATGGCTAACCCTGAAGGATATCGGAAGGCTTTGCGCCTGATGAAAATGGCGGAAAAATTCAATAAGCCGATTGTTACCTTGATTGACACCATGGGTGCGTATCCTGGTCTGGAAGCAGAGGAGCGGGGGCAAGGCGAGGCAATAGCCAGGAATTTGTTGGAAATGTCCGTTCTGAAGGTTCCGATTATCTGCATAATCATTGGTGAGGGTGCATCTGGCGGTGCCTTGGGTATCGGTATTGGCGATCGTGTTTATATGTTAGAACATACCTGGTATTCTGTAATTTCACCAGAATCGTGCTCTTCTATTTTATGGAGGAGTTGGGATTATAAAGAGCGCGCTGCTGAATCTCTAAAATTGACGTCAGAGAATATGCTGGCTAATGGTTTGATTGATGGGATTATCCCTGAACCGTTTGGTGGTGCTCATCAAGACCCTGCATTGATAGGGCAGACAGTTAAACAGCAAATATTGACCGACCTGGAGTTGCTAATAGCTAAGAATACGGATGAAATGGTGGCAGAACGTATTGATAAGTTCTGCAAGATGGGTGTCGTGGTGGAGCAGTAGGATAAACGATAGGTACATTCCTCTATAAACATGAACAGCATCGAGATTCTCGATGCTGTTCATGTTTATAGAGGTTTAAATAAATTTTAATTCAGCCCCGACATCTGATAGCGTGTCTCAAAACTTTTGAAGAGTTCTTTGAGGCGTGTGTTTTCTTCGGTTTGCTTGTATTCTGCTGTAAGCTGATCCAAGGCGTGAAGTACATACATGCCTAATTGCATGTTATTCATCTCCAGGTTGGGTTTGGTTTCAGCAATGGTGAAGAAATAATTGAGGTTATCTTCAATGTAGTCCGTTGTATTGGTCACGATCCGATTTGCATTTTCGATGTCGCCTACCATGTAAAGACTTTCGGCCATGGATTGCTTCTGAATCGTCTCGCGCATCGCATAGATCTTGTCAGGAACTACTTCCAGGCTACGTGCCATTACTTTCTTTGCTTTATCCATTTGGCCTTCTTTTACAAGCTCATTGCTCAACGTGTTGAAGTTGTTCATAATCAGATTCAACATTCCATAGGATTCCGGATCAAGATATTTCGCATTCTTTAGATTACCCCATACAAACTTGTCCACTGTGTTGGTGTACATAGCTTCCGTATTAATCTTTTCTACCATTTGATCAGGACTCTGAGTTGTGTCTGGGGTTAAAGGCATCAAACGATAGGTAAAACCTTCAGATACAAGATAGTTGTCAAGACCCAGGTAATTGTCACTTGGTACCGTCCGCGCGAAATAAATAGGTCTTTCCCAATTGTTGTGGACAAGTATATCCATAATAGCCAACTCAGTACGGCTGACATAGTTTCTAGGGTAAGTCCACACCAACGAATCTGCAATTTGGTTTTGCCAGGTGCTGGGAACAACATTATTTTTTATTACATCATCGGAATTTACCGTTAATTTGAAATTTTTGGTAGGCAGGAAGTTTTCACGACTGCCATCTTGCATTGGCTGTTTATCCTGTGGGTTATCGGATAGTAAGATGTTGAGTATATTTTGTAGCTCAATATGACCTTGGATACCGTAATCGGTATAGCGGATAATATCTCGTACACCTTGAACGAATTGCTCGTTCTTCATGCTGATTGGTAGTGCATCGGCCTCGTTAACCTTTTCTTTCATTTGTCTTAAGTACCAGTCGGCACTCAATAGACTCAGGTTTACAACGCGTATATCTGGTCGGATGTTCTCCACTTCCTGAGCATACCATAATGGGTAAGTATCATTGTCTCCATAGGTGAACAGGATGGCATTTGGTGCACAGCTCTCTAGGTAGTTAATAGCTAAATCACGTGCGGTAGTTTTCCCAGACCGGTTATGATCATCCCAGTTTTGGGAGGCCATGAGTACTGGTGCGGCCAGTAAACCGATTACAGTAGCAGCAATAGCAGCATTTTTTGGATTGGCTTTCTTCTTGATAAAATCGCTAATTGCCAAAACTCCAAACCCGATCCAGATAGCAAAGGCGTAGAATGATCCCGCGAAGGCGTAATCACGTTCTCTTGGCTGCATCGGGTTTTGGTTGAGATACAGTACAATAGCTATACCTGTGAAAAAGAAGAGCAGACCTACGATCCCTGCATCTTTTTGATTGTATTTAAAATGCCAGAAAGCGCCAAGCAAGCCCAGGATCAATGGTAAAAAGAAATAGGTATTTCTTGATGGATTATTTTTCTGTGAATCAGGGAGAGCGTTCTGTCCACCCAATCGCATCTGATCAATAAATGAGATACCACTGATCCAATTTCCGTCTGTAAAATTGCCATGGCCCTGCTGGTCGTTTTGTCTACCAGCAAAATTCCACATAAAATACCGGGCGTACATATGTCCGATCTGGTAAGAAAACAAGAAGCTAAGGTTATCTCCAAAGCTGGGTTGTTCACCTTCGCCAAGGTTTAACCAGTTACGATAGACCTGTGCATGTTCGGAACTATAAATCCGCGGCAAAAAGGTTTCACGGTCATATTTGTATTTGGGTTTATTGCCTACTTTAATGTAATTGTCTTCGCCTTTTCTGTAAATAGCGGAACCTTCGACATATTCAATGGGTTGTGAATCGAAGTACGGACCTTTGAATAGCGGATCATCACCATATTGTTCACGATTTAAATAACCTAAAATGGAAAATGTGTCGTCTGGGTCGCTGTTGTTTAAGGTTGGGTCAGCAT from Pedobacter indicus carries:
- a CDS encoding phage integrase SAM-like domain-containing protein, coding for MATVSAKIYEHHKKADGTYNVKICVYHKGKRKYIDTTHYVVRKQLTKDFKIKDPFVADVVERQLRDCRKTISDLETKLDHFSAETLRDFLRDMDEDVDFVKFCDEHIKGLKEVGRIKSAENFNVVRNSLVDYFKTDSFSINQIHYTMLLSYERYLKSERTMTRINQFGNPVTTTVKGVSSSAVHNYMRDLRTLFNGARNRYNEEDIGIFRIKHYPFKKYKVGSPPPRTKEKHNTLAEVVAIKNCVTKSGSRAELAKELYMLSFYLCGTNAVDFYQIGQQNIRNGRLEYNRSKTTERRKDNAFISIKITDEAKPLLEKYIGKLAARYSTIGCLNKALSKGMEQVCRMTGLAGVTFYWARHTFANTARNDCRMSKDDVALALNHVDEGNRTTDIYIAKDWKIVDDVQGKVIARLRKAEAKLMGILFLL
- a CDS encoding HlyD family secretion protein, translated to MSENTNNNQENTPQDVQQSAETRKENKQKSKQKKTKILNIFILILVLGGLYFVVKTYFNVGNDKYTNAAQVESFINPINTRVSAYIKEIHFVEHQYVKKGDTLMILDDREIITQLGQAEAAYMAAVASKNATSTSVKTAANNVNTVGANVEAAKANIEATKARLWNAEQNFNRYQNLLEDEAVTRQQFDQIKSDFEAQKAQLEAQISQYQSVINSKTTSELSVNEVQARLSMNDAEIKRAENALEMAKLNLSYTVITAPHDGIMGRRTVNVGQLLNPSQQVATIVDTENIWITANYREKQMGNVEIGGLATIKVDALGGKAFEGKITAVSGATGARYAAVPVDNSTGNFVKVQQRIPVRIEFTENNKPEEIKQLRTGMNVEVTLK
- a CDS encoding MFS transporter, which gives rise to MYNKAPFASWVPKPVMLLLILGILFPVMTVSGVYTSNITDISGALATYTEYISMANNAGAIGMGCAIMILMRIKMRFRTKEIIAGSAIILAILSYMCGTTDSPVVLIVCSLLIGFFKMFPLIEMVLPVMFILSPTGDRGKFYAIFYPLSIGFAQLSAYYFAQMVFDGSWQTPYLFMSAIMLVIAALSLIFQHNQRFGFKMPLYQIDWFSLVVFAASMMSLNYFFVFMKQQNWFHSPNIVGSLMIGVGLFIALIYRQNSLKRKMLDFSVFKKRNVSHSLILLLFLGLYLASSSVYTQYAIGVLGYNNLVNAHTNLWMIPGIVIAGILAFYGFKNKWYLKYYIALGFVFFALHTLCLYLIIQPQMDIRYLEYASILKGLGMGILFIGIWFYASLNLGMNEMMGMIAVLIVVRSFLATALGGAIIGWASYQSQWQSLNDISMYLDAGAIPNGMAIYQNISLNALMASGKIVLGTLTWLVVPILIFIATHSYGSFHYKRVVLLRKKIRGDSIKGYRF
- a CDS encoding protein O-mannosyl-transferase family, with protein sequence MTYSKVNNLLGWLSFLIATTTYILTLEPTASFWDCGEFIAAAYKMQIVHQPGAPLFLMLQNLFSNFAMGNPALIAYWMNVGSAVSSGLTILFLFWTITALARKVIAPRDAELTQTQLIQIMGAGLVGALAYTFSDTFWFSAVESEVYAMASLCTAVVFWAILKWDYHADEPYSERWLILIAYVMGLSIGVHLLNLLTIPALALVVYFRKSTKPTNSGTIKALLLGCVILALILWGIIQYSIKAAAYIDLFFVNSLGLGFGSGIILFAVLVIGGLTYGIIYSIKHHKPMLNIMLLCVSFILIGYSSFAMVVVRANADPTLNNSDPDDTFSILGYLNREQYGDDPLFKGPYFDSQPIEYVEGSAIYRKGEDNYIKVGNKPKYKYDRETFLPRIYSSEHAQVYRNWLNLGEGEQPSFGDNLSFLFSYQIGHMYARYFMWNFAGRQNDQQGHGNFTDGNWISGISFIDQMRLGGQNALPDSQKNNPSRNTYFFLPLILGLLGAFWHFKYNQKDAGIVGLLFFFTGIAIVLYLNQNPMQPRERDYAFAGSFYAFAIWIGFGVLAISDFIKKKANPKNAAIAATVIGLLAAPVLMASQNWDDHNRSGKTTARDLAINYLESCAPNAILFTYGDNDTYPLWYAQEVENIRPDIRVVNLSLLSADWYLRQMKEKVNEADALPISMKNEQFVQGVRDIIRYTDYGIQGHIELQNILNILLSDNPQDKQPMQDGSRENFLPTKNFKLTVNSDDVIKNNVVPSTWQNQIADSLVWTYPRNYVSRTELAIMDILVHNNWERPIYFARTVPSDNYLGLDNYLVSEGFTYRLMPLTPDTTQSPDQMVEKINTEAMYTNTVDKFVWGNLKNAKYLDPESYGMLNLIMNNFNTLSNELVKEGQMDKAKKVMARSLEVVPDKIYAMRETIQKQSMAESLYMVGDIENANRIVTNTTDYIEDNLNYFFTIAETKPNLEMNNMQLGMYVLHALDQLTAEYKQTEENTRLKELFKSFETRYQMSGLN
- a CDS encoding MarR family winged helix-turn-helix transcriptional regulator, whose translation is MKIKEATEIAKIAELMEVMRDIRKALYLHFSQKVKEYKLDVTMEMLEVLYVLWNKDNVNQQEIVDKTNRNKASLTSLIDNLTNRGLVERKPDPTDRRNNLIVLTEQGRSYQEKLIPILDEVYQSFQVDISAEEMSNTVDILNKMRNRIND
- a CDS encoding acetyl-CoA carboxylase carboxyltransferase subunit alpha → MKTSFDFEKPIDDLLGQLDKVKQVAEKTKVDMSATISELEAELQRTREHIYGNLTGWQKVQMSRHPDRPQTLDYISMMCDNFLELHGDRTVKDDKAIVGGWANIDDQSVMVIGHQKGKNTKERQFRNFGMANPEGYRKALRLMKMAEKFNKPIVTLIDTMGAYPGLEAEERGQGEAIARNLLEMSVLKVPIICIIIGEGASGGALGIGIGDRVYMLEHTWYSVISPESCSSILWRSWDYKERAAESLKLTSENMLANGLIDGIIPEPFGGAHQDPALIGQTVKQQILTDLELLIAKNTDEMVAERIDKFCKMGVVVEQ
- a CDS encoding universal stress protein, with product MKKILFLTDFSKVAENAFIYALSAAEKIKAEVHILHVTHIIETKDEEEQSRIHPFAAFYNEQLESDERSDFKVEAEKLEKIAEDNNKLGIPVEFHFEKGYFQEVVDDYIDELGIDVVVMGTSGANTVDKKLFGSNTEKLMNHLEIPLLAIPADIAFSEVRNFTLAVMLNDDEYKIVNRLNESLQTFGGNQLKCVYVAGSEQEIEKVETKIEQWKSNISNPEFSLEIVINPDVIDGLNDFMNSNPTDVLCVIHRHKSFMQWLFRANYSKRLLQYSNTALLIYNSN
- a CDS encoding TolC family protein, giving the protein MKIRKLGPMLIAGILSISTMYGQERKISVDELFELAKENHPNLAVSKADIDIARQGVEVAKNAQLPSFSAGLQAYYLGDAHIIDKDFSNSTRVDMPHFGNTFSVEASQLIWKGGLVKNGIKAQTLQEELMELNYQSNEQNIKLLVLGYYLDLYKLLNQKDVYQQNIQLAEQRIDNINKFFNEGMVTRNDVIRGELQLSNLNLALQVVENNRQILNKQLTTALGLPESTQIVPDETLLNDVPKALLMDDYRTFAQNHPTVLMTKKAVDIYETSEKIARADMMPSLSAFAGNQLARPITTSSPVLDMYNHGWSAGLSLNFNIDALYKAPKKMKQARFEKDKAVAQAIETEQMIDVAVNAAYVKYNEALTQNNTLGTNKNLADENYRIMNSKYNNQLAILLDLIDASNQKLDAELQFANSEISIVYAYYKLLKESGNL